CCGCTTCCAGGGAATCGGCGAGAGCGAAATCACCGGACGCCATACCGCCCCTTACCTGGAGTATGTTCCTCTGTATGACTTTACCAGTTGGCGAGATTAGCTCCACATACGCGTTTCGGGTGGCTGAATCGGGGGTAAGAAAAGCGGCATTCACAAGATAGGCCTTGTACCACATGTCTTCGCCGGTAGCATAGTAGGGCTTGTCGAAGTGCAGGTAGATTTTTTCCTGGGGGTAGTTTTTGCTGAAGAAGTTGGCCTGGGCGATAATCCTGGTGATGAGATCATCTGTTACTGTTTTGAAAGCCCCTAAAGTAAAAAGCACGGACAGGCTGGTTATGGTTGACAGCAGGAAGAGCCTTTTCTTTTTTCGCGTCATGGTTAAAAGATTAGGGGCGGTAGATGTTTGAACTACAATATAACGAATTTTTAATAATCCGCTAAATGCTGTGTCTTAAAAGCCGCCCATCACTGGAGGCACCGGCACCTTACCGCCTGCAGAGGCCGCTGTGCAACTATTTTGCTCAAAGAGGGGTATAAATGTGTCTGCAAGGGCGGAGAGTTATCTCTTGCAGACACATTTATCCATCTCGTAATTCTTAAATCCGAACTTTATGAACTTAACAAATAAACTTAGAAGGGCAGCGATAGCTGTGCTCACCATTGGCTTTGCTTCCTTTGGAACAGTGGCCATGGCGCAGCAGGCCACACCACCTGCGCAGCAGCAACAGGCCGCACCACAGGACATTTCTGATGCCGACCTGAAGCAGTTTGCTGACGCCAGCAACCGCCTGATGGCGGTGCAGCAGGAAGGCGAAAAAACTATGATGGGCATTCTGGAGGAAGAGAAGCTGAGCGTTGACAAGTTCAACCAGATGGCGCAGGCGCACCAGCAGCAGAAACTGGCCGAAGTGGGTGCCACCGCCGAGGAAATGGCTGCCTTCAACAAAGCAGCGCAGCGCATGATGGAACTGCAGCCCGCCATGCAGAAAGAAGTGGAAACCGCCATCCAGAAAGACGGCATGACGCTGGAGAAATATGAGCAGATCATGCTTGTTTACCAGCAGGACCCCTCGCTGCAGGAGCGCGTGAACAAGCTGATGGGGCAGCAGTAAACGGCCCTCTGTATATATAAAAAAGCCCTGCTGGTGCATACCGGCAGGGCTTTTTTATATATACAGAGGCTATTCCTGGCCCTGCGGCTCTGGTGCCTCCTGGCCGTGGGCAAACTCCATGATGCGGAAAGTCCTGGCCTTGCGGTCGTAGTAGCCGTAGTGCAGTTTGTCGCCATAGCGGTACACCGTCTTGTACTCCGGCTCCCGCTTCAGCTCCTCCTCAAAGGTTTCGATCTTATCCTGCAGCACCTCTGCCTTCGCGTCCTCTACCTTCGTCAGGTTATCGGCATCGAGCACAGACCGGAAATAAGTGCTGGTGCCCGGCCCCGAAGCATAGCTGCCGCCCTGGCCGTAGGGGTCGTAGAAGTAGCGGCTGTAGTAGGGCGAGTTCAGGTAATAGCTCGGGATGTTGTAGGCAGGCGTCCAGCGGCCCGGCACCATCATCAGGCCGCGCGACGTCCGTACGTAGCGGTCGGGCGTGCGCACCATGCGGGTTCTGTCGTCCATGCCGCTGCGCTCTGCGGGCGCCTCGTAAGAGCCTATCGTCAGTTGCAGCGTGCTGTCGTTGAAGGAGTCCACGGTGATGGCCGGCACGCCGTCGGCCAGGTTCTTCATCACCTTCGACGTTTTCTCGATCACGGTCTTGTCGGGGGAGAAGATGGCCTTTGCGCCGCGCTGCTGCACAGGTGTGGATTTGATGGCGATTTCCTCATCGCCGGTGTAGGTGTACTCCTTGATGGGCTCCAGCGTCTCAAAGTCGTAGGCTGTGAGCTTAAACTTGTCTTTCTCCATGTTCACCCGGAACAGCTTGTCCTTATACAGGAAGGAGTTGAAGGTCGGGTCGTTGCGCTGCTCCAGCGGGGGCAGGGTGCGGTACTCCGTCTCGCCGGTTTCCCAGTCCAGGGCCAGAATCTCGGTGGTCGCCTTGTTCCGCTCGCCGCCTCTCAGATCAAAACCATCAAAAATCATATAGATCTTCCCGTCCCGGAGGTAGATCTTGCTGCGGTGGTGCCCGGTGAATACGTTGTGCTCAATGTCGTCGCTCACATAAATCAGGTCCTCTTCGCGGGCGTAGCGGTCGCGGGTGCGGGGCATCTCGGGCTTGAACACCCGGTGCTCCAGACGCGCCACGTTCTCGTCGTTGTCGCGGTAGAGGTGCAGGTTGTTGTCCCGGTCGGTGTAGAGCATATAAAAGTGCTCGTCGTTGCCGAAGCCACCCAGGAACTCGGCGTTGCGGGCTATCTCCAGTTGCTCGTCCTGCATGCTGCGGAAGGCGCCTGTGTGGCGGTTCACGGCGAAGGGGCGCACGTACTCGCGGCGGCCGTTGGTGTAGCGGCTGTAGAAGATAAACTCATCGTCGGTGACGCGGGTGCCCAGTATCTGCGGCTCCTGCGAGAAGCGGTACGGAATCTCATGCTGCGCCAGTTGCTCCCCTGTTGGCGAGAGCAGGGCGATGTTCAGCCGCCCGTTTTGGTAAAAGTAAATGACTACGTTGCCGTCCTCGTCTGCCACGGTCACCAGGTCTTCGGCGCGGTTCATCGGTAATTCTATATTGGCGAACTCTCTCTGGGCTTGGGCCGCTGTGGCAAAGGCACCCGTGAGGAGCAGGCTCAGGAATATTTTGCGCATAGGATAAGGAATTAGATGATATACAGCTATAACGTGCAAATTTTTGGCCAAAGTATTCAAAAACAATGGCTAAGCAATAAATTTTCCTGTGGGATTCATTCGTGTGTCTGATGTTATGGCTTGATCTCTGT
This window of the Pontibacter russatus genome carries:
- a CDS encoding DUF4168 domain-containing protein, which encodes MNLTNKLRRAAIAVLTIGFASFGTVAMAQQATPPAQQQQAAPQDISDADLKQFADASNRLMAVQQEGEKTMMGILEEEKLSVDKFNQMAQAHQQQKLAEVGATAEEMAAFNKAAQRMMELQPAMQKEVETAIQKDGMTLEKYEQIMLVYQQDPSLQERVNKLMGQQ